From one Sesamum indicum cultivar Zhongzhi No. 13 linkage group LG13, S_indicum_v1.0, whole genome shotgun sequence genomic stretch:
- the LOC105176143 gene encoding rhomboid-like protein 14, mitochondrial encodes MERGRGRGGMLGLLLLQALSEYCRLERKPPVTAGLIAANTLIYLRPKFLHTVLPSLNQVWFNPYLILKHKDLKRFILSAFYHIGESHLVYNMLSLLWKGIQLESAMGSIEYASMVAALVGMSQGITLLLAKVLLLFDYERAYYNEYAVGFSGVLFAMKVVLYSQSDNYAYVQGFVVPARYAAWAELILIQMFVPGVSFLGHLGGILAGLLYVYLKSSHSGANPFTKIIRGLTSLLGWPLRFANRMFRHSRSRVFGRGTIGGSETRNLSGVWRCRACTYDNIDLLNVCEMCGMDQNGDAFWPSDGDTEAIRLQELRQRRVQRFGQ; translated from the exons ATGGAGAGAGGAAGAGGTAGAGGAGGGATGCTTGGACTGCTTTTGCTGCAGGCTTTGAGCGAATACTGCCGCCTTGAGAGAAAGCCGCCCGTCACTGCGGGCCTTATAGCTGCTAATACTCTCATTTACCTCCGCCCCAAATTCCTTCACACTGTTCTTCCCTCTCTCAATCAAGTTTGGTTCAATCCCTACCTTATTCTCAAG CACAAGGACCTGAAGCGTTTTATTTTATCAGCATTCTATCACATTGGTGAATCACATCTTGTCTACAATATGTTATCACTGTTATGGAAGGGGATACAATTGGAGAGTGCAATGGGAAGCATCGAATACGCCTCTATGGTTGCAGCTCTAGTAGGTATGTCTCAGGGTATCACGCTATTGCTAGCAAAAGTTCTTCTGCTCTTTGACTATGAGAGAGCTTATTACAATGAATATGCTGTGGGGTTTTCTGGTGTGCTTTTTGCCATGAAAGTAGTCCTCTATTCCCAGTCAGACAATTATGCATATGTGCAAGGATTTGTGGTGCCAGCACGTTATGCTGCCTGGGCTGAACTTATTCTCATTCAAATGTTTGTACCTGGTGTCTCATTTCTCGGTCATCTTGGGGGAATACTTGCTGGACTTTTGTATGTATATCTAAAAAGTTCGCATTCTGGTGCTAATCCGTTTACAAAGATAATTAGGGGACTTACGAGTTTGCTTGGTTGGCCTTTAAGATTTGCAAACCGAATGTTTCGACATTCAAGGAGCCGAGTTTTTGGTAGAGGTACTATTGGTGGGAGCGAGACAAGAAATCTATCTGGTGTGTGGAGATGTCGAGCATGTACATATGATAATATAGATTTGTTAAATGTTTGTGAAATGTGTGGGATGGACCAGAATGGCGATGCATTTTGGCCCTCTGATGGTGATACTGAGGCAATTCGCCTCCAGGAATTACGGCAGCGGAGAGTTCAGAGATTTGGCCAATGA